Below is a window of Leeia speluncae DNA.
ATTGTGAGTGGTGGGGATGGTGCCAAATTCAGTATTGATAGCAGTGGCAACTTAACCTTCAATGCCGCTCCGGATTATGAAAATCCGACCGATAGCGATACAAACAATACGTATATTGTGACAGTCAAAGCGGTGGATGGTGCGGGTAACTTCAGCACGCAACAGATTACCGTGACAGTAACGGATGTGGATGAAATTGCCCCAACCATTACTGGGCCATCT
It encodes the following:
- a CDS encoding cadherin repeat domain-containing protein — protein: IVSGGDGAKFSIDSSGNLTFNAAPDYENPTDSDTNNTYIVTVKAVDGAGNFSTQQITVTVTDVDEIAPTITGPS